TAGTGTTTCATAAATGAGGCCCATTGTGTTTCCTAATACCCAGTTTTTAAGTCTAAATCCATAATTCCTACATTATATGCTAAAAGGAAGAAACAAGGCTAAACATCAAGATCACTTTATTATAACAAAACATGATCATACTTATTTACAATCAAATGGCATAAAAAAGGAAACAAAAACTGGATAACCATTCACTCTTAAATTCAGAATGAAACAGATGGCTGAACAACAAGCACTTCAGTCTGTATATTTGCCAAGAATATCTCCATCTCGGAACAGGAAATAATCCTACAAGAGAAAATACAATGCATCATAAAAAtggccattttgaaataattttattataatacaaatcacaaaatatatttaatgatTATTAAGAGACAGTGAGAAGAACTCCAAAAAACAAGTAAACTCAGTAACTTTTTTATTGGACAAGAATTATTTGAGGCTCATGACAAATGTTCTAACCTTCTCTTCGAGAACAATTTTAGTTCCTCCATACTCCGGCAGCAAAACTTTATCACCAACTTTGACACAGACAGGGGTTACTTTCCCATCCTGAAAGAAAATACACTTTTACATACATACTTATATCTCACACACAATGCAAAGAGAAATGGTTTAttatacaatatatattttttttatataatctaAGAAGAAATTATTTACCTTATTGGTGGATCCTGGACCCACTGCTACTACTGTTGCTTGCTGGACTTTGGCCTGAGCCTTTTCTGGAATCATGATGCCTCCTTTTGTCACAGTCTCTGAGGCTAGCCGTTCAACCAACACACGGTCGAACATGGGAAGAAATTTCCGGAAAGCCTGCTGTAAAGCAAAGACATAGCAAATATAATGTAGAGAttaagctttcaaatcaaatGCACCAGCAGAGGAGCATTCCAGAAATACACAAGTCTTCCCATTCCTCTGCAGCTTGTGCCAAATGGTCAGTTTATGGGgaataaatgcatttaaagtaTTTTCAAAGACAAGAGCAGCTGCTTGTCTTGACAGTAAGTTAATGTGTGTGACCTTGAGAGAAGGACATGTATGAGAGAGGGCAGATGGGATAGGAGATGTTAAGCATTTATGTGGGGGAGGAGAGAGGTTGAGAGGTTTTGTAAATGTTTACAATCCCACTAAAGGACAAAGGACAGACATCACGATAAACCTCAAGGCTGAACTGTCAGGAACGTTTCTGAAAATTCtagaatacattttttgttcatttcaaCTCAATGCCAAGACTGTTGTAACACAGCATCAACAACTAATGTCACAAAATAGCTTTCAGCAAGTGTGAtagacaataaaatattttttaatgtttgtcaGAAGGGAAGATTGAATACACAAATAAACGTCCACACCTGCTAAAAAAACatagttttttatttcttaatatCTTCCTAAAGATAAAGAAATCACAGTTACTGTACAGCACACACACGTTTAATCAACTTCATTCAAAATTACCCGGAAGTGATCATATCTTGCTGAAACGCTATTGGTTGACATGATCAAACGCATCGAAGCCTTTCAAAATCATATGACAACCTTGTGAGGAGTATGACAActttacaaaaattaaaattgggtTAAAAATGCCATATCTTTAACGTGCATAGTTTAATTACCGGATGAATGGTAATTCTTAATGCACGTGGACATCCTCCTTAGTTGCCATAGTATATGCATGCAGGCTTAAACCAAATATATGTCCAATGTTTCTACAATTAGACTGTTCTAAGATTTAGATTTAGAACTATCAGTCAATTTTGATAAGTGTACCTCAAATTCGTCTATGAAAACTGTGTAATTGCGTTAAACATTTATCTCCCATTTTAAACCTGATTCTGCAGACAGTTTCTGCGTATTAGGTTAAAAGTGGCACCATGCTTTAGAGTAACGCGAAGAACGCTTAGCATGACTACATTACTAACCATGACCTTGATGTTACAATTGATGGAGTGTTAGAAACTGTAGCGTCATAGCGAGATCACGTAATAAGAGAAACGACTCATTTGTGTAGCTTAAAATCTTAATGAAGTAATTATTATAGATGTCTTACCATTTTAAATGATCTTTATGAAATGCACGTCCAGCAGAGGAGCACAAGACAATCAAACTGTACCACTTCACTACTGTGACCCACGTGAAGAAAGGACTAGAAACGCACTGCGCATGCGCCATATTACAAGGTTTACAGAACCCGTCATGAAATCTAGAATATTCCTATATAGATTAAATGTTACGGactttcattttaatattttaattttttttcaagaGTGTAACTTGTAAGAAACACGATGtgtaaattattaatataaaatatctaTTGCAACAAAATGTGTTCTTGCACAATCTTGACTTATGACCTCGCTTTTTTCTCCAATAGAATCT
The genomic region above belongs to Paramisgurnus dabryanus chromosome 15, PD_genome_1.1, whole genome shotgun sequence and contains:
- the LOC135733342 gene encoding 10 kDa heat shock protein, mitochondrial isoform X2: MQAFRKFLPMFDRVLVERLASETVTKGGIMIPEKAQAKVQQATVVAVGPGSTNKDGKVTPVCVKVGDKVLLPEYGGTKIVLEEKDYFLFRDGDILGKYTD